A single Silvibacterium dinghuense DNA region contains:
- the purD gene encoding phosphoribosylamine--glycine ligase — MKVLVIGAGGREHALVWALKKSPRVTEIVCAPGNGGIAALARCVPVHQKDINDLMRVVSEVAPDLTIVGPELPLSVGLVDEMQRRGLKVFGPTQAAAMLETSKSFAKRFMQRHNIPTANYAVCTTKEEALESLPLFHLPVVVKADGLASGKGVLICETKAEAEQAIAGLFSGKLLGSVETQVVIEEFLTGEELSFLLLSDGKHVAALVPAQDHKRIGEGDTGLNTGGMGVYSTDAMIEPEMREWIVNHIAQPTVNGMAAEDTPFVGVLYVGLMMTARGPMVLEYNTRFGDPETQAILVRLDSDLLEAIEACVEGRLSETEFRWKPGASACVIAASGGYPGSFLTGLPISGLAEAEQVPGVTVFHAGTSLVDGQIVTNGGRVLAVTAAGATLEAALKTAYEGIANISFEGMYYRRDIGHRALKK, encoded by the coding sequence ATGAAGGTTCTGGTAATAGGCGCGGGTGGCCGCGAGCATGCGCTGGTGTGGGCGCTCAAGAAGTCGCCGCGGGTGACGGAGATTGTCTGCGCGCCGGGGAACGGCGGCATAGCGGCGCTGGCGCGGTGCGTGCCGGTCCATCAGAAGGACATCAACGACCTGATGCGGGTGGTCTCGGAAGTAGCGCCCGACCTGACCATCGTGGGGCCGGAGTTGCCGCTTTCCGTCGGGCTGGTGGACGAGATGCAGCGGCGCGGGCTGAAGGTCTTCGGGCCGACGCAGGCCGCGGCCATGCTCGAGACGAGCAAAAGCTTCGCCAAGCGCTTCATGCAGCGGCACAACATCCCCACGGCGAACTACGCGGTGTGCACCACGAAGGAAGAAGCCCTGGAGTCGCTGCCGCTCTTCCATCTGCCGGTGGTGGTCAAGGCCGACGGCCTGGCTTCGGGCAAGGGCGTGCTGATCTGCGAGACGAAGGCCGAGGCCGAACAGGCAATCGCGGGGCTCTTCAGCGGCAAGCTGCTGGGCTCGGTCGAGACGCAGGTGGTGATCGAGGAATTCCTCACCGGCGAAGAGCTGAGCTTTCTGCTGCTGAGCGACGGCAAGCATGTGGCGGCGCTGGTTCCGGCGCAGGACCACAAGCGAATCGGCGAGGGCGACACCGGCCTGAACACGGGCGGCATGGGAGTCTACTCGACGGACGCGATGATCGAACCGGAGATGCGGGAGTGGATCGTAAACCACATCGCGCAGCCGACAGTGAACGGGATGGCAGCGGAAGATACGCCGTTCGTGGGTGTCCTCTATGTCGGGCTCATGATGACGGCGCGCGGACCGATGGTGCTTGAGTACAACACGCGTTTCGGCGACCCGGAGACGCAGGCGATTTTAGTGCGGCTGGATTCCGACTTGCTCGAAGCGATAGAAGCATGCGTCGAAGGCCGGCTGAGCGAGACGGAGTTTCGCTGGAAGCCGGGCGCCTCGGCCTGCGTGATCGCAGCATCGGGCGGTTATCCGGGCAGCTTCCTGACCGGGCTGCCGATCTCTGGACTGGCCGAAGCCGAGCAGGTGCCGGGTGTGACCGTCTTCCACGCGGGCACGTCGCTGGTGGATGGGCAGATCGTGACCAACGGCGGCCGCGTACTGGCGGTGACCGCCGCAGGCGCGACGCTCGAGGCCGCGCTCAAGACGGCATACGAAGGCATTGCAAACATTTCGTTCGAGGGGATGTACTACCGGCGGGATATCGGGCACCGGGCCTTGAAGAAGTAG
- a CDS encoding Nramp family divalent metal transporter: MASSTTEPELLPRLKSKQLWSYFGPAFVASIAYIDPGNFAANFDGGARFGYKLLWVLLWSNAMAILIQYLAAKLGIATGKSLPENCRDHFRKPVVLILWLAAEIAALATDMAEFLGAALGFYLLFGPRFLLYGWSRTEILLVAALLAALCVFAILALELWGYRTLERAIMGFVCVIGVCYAIEMLMIRPSWSQVTYHTLVPTIDGSSVYIAVAMLGATVMPHVVYLHSSLVQPRRREENIGTPRQRLVLRLRHLRFETIDVFAAMNAAWLVNSAMIVVAAAAFGGHVLANPIEDAHRTLGPLLGPASAMAFAIALLCSGLSSSTVGTMAGQIIIEGFLDIKFSIFLRRLLTLIPAIAVIASGLDPLKILILSQVVLSFALPFALIPLLLLTGNKALMGPFTNRRPTHMLGWVTVSIIVALNGFLLWQSLVG, from the coding sequence ATGGCTTCCTCCACCACAGAACCGGAGCTCCTGCCCAGGCTGAAGAGCAAGCAGCTCTGGTCTTACTTCGGGCCGGCCTTCGTCGCCAGCATCGCCTACATCGATCCGGGCAACTTCGCCGCCAACTTCGACGGCGGCGCGCGCTTCGGTTACAAGCTCCTATGGGTGCTGCTCTGGTCGAACGCCATGGCGATCCTCATCCAGTACCTGGCCGCCAAGCTCGGCATCGCCACCGGCAAGTCGCTGCCTGAGAACTGCCGCGACCATTTCCGCAAGCCTGTTGTTCTTATCCTCTGGCTGGCTGCCGAAATTGCCGCGCTGGCCACGGATATGGCTGAATTCCTCGGTGCGGCACTCGGCTTCTATCTGCTTTTCGGTCCGCGCTTCCTGCTCTATGGCTGGAGCAGGACGGAGATCCTGCTCGTCGCGGCGCTGCTCGCTGCCCTCTGCGTCTTTGCTATCCTCGCGCTCGAACTCTGGGGATACCGCACCCTGGAGCGCGCCATCATGGGCTTCGTCTGCGTCATCGGTGTCTGCTATGCCATCGAGATGCTGATGATTCGTCCGAGCTGGAGCCAGGTCACGTATCACACCCTCGTGCCCACCATCGACGGCAGCAGTGTGTACATTGCGGTGGCCATGCTCGGCGCTACGGTGATGCCGCATGTCGTCTACCTGCACTCTTCGCTCGTGCAGCCGCGCCGCCGCGAGGAGAACATCGGTACCCCGCGTCAGCGGCTCGTCCTGCGCCTGCGCCACCTGCGCTTTGAGACGATCGACGTCTTCGCCGCGATGAACGCCGCCTGGCTGGTGAATTCGGCGATGATCGTCGTCGCAGCTGCTGCCTTCGGCGGCCACGTGCTGGCCAATCCCATTGAAGATGCGCACCGTACCCTCGGGCCGCTGCTGGGGCCGGCCTCGGCCATGGCCTTCGCCATCGCGTTGCTCTGCTCGGGCCTGTCTTCGTCGACGGTAGGAACGATGGCCGGCCAGATCATCATCGAGGGCTTTCTCGATATCAAATTCAGCATCTTCCTGCGCCGCCTGCTCACGCTCATTCCGGCGATCGCGGTCATCGCCAGCGGCCTCGATCCGCTGAAGATCCTGATCCTCTCGCAGGTGGTGCTGAGCTTCGCGCTGCCCTTCGCGCTGATCCCGCTGCTGCTGCTCACCGGCAACAAGGCCCTCATGGGACCGTTCACCAACCGCCGCCCCACGCACATGCTCGGCTGGGTGACGGTGAGCATCATCGTCGCGTTGAACGGATTTCTGTTGTGGCAGAGCCTGGTGGGTTGA